The Lycium ferocissimum isolate CSIRO_LF1 chromosome 1, AGI_CSIRO_Lferr_CH_V1, whole genome shotgun sequence genome includes a region encoding these proteins:
- the LOC132053658 gene encoding uncharacterized protein LOC132053658 isoform X1 → MGAGRKTKTVMLKEKSKYVSTVNGSVSARNLRKADLGAVIFGCKHFTYKECMFKQLFGLPAPHFSYVKNINIGLTLFLFNYSDRKLHGIFEATSPGQLNINPYGWTSDGDESTPYEAQVRIRVRRLCRPLTEDQFASIIGENYYAPLLFWFELDRSQTKRLVDLFLSLPALDYAVNLQNPSKWNNPFKSLPTTGPIDAVDKTKDWNLEERSDHLDHAGWADASRLASTDTTGKLNYGKSHASVLGSTSASVIEPKANSQKLWSSLFKSSASDMDKTDSISDMGKTDPMLNSSSSPSSSLPDKHRMDWESCFASSVDKDGHVYQAWDFVEHEEPVESTSSFVYSSVQNESISLSEQSKLFERQYTGQKNKHSEVTVSELNLQQLNELKTEWESSYGESQHAESSIDNDNVEVLDDGPPSLMGLKEEGQRDISHRSFAFNVGSEDRNSEVHRNSEVLETLKQVNPSDLLAVVAKLIGEVEGLKRSKLEQDQKIMFLERSKLEQDLKIMSLEQEVHFKLGLREPLDMHNRLVPGLLYASKSLEEVRLPQGQLLQDIHDSVVIVGGFDGSSWLPSLDSYFPLHDRVETLSPMAFSRSHAMAVKLNGEVFVLGGVHNDVWLDTVESYNPLRNQWTPQPSMNEKRGCLAGASLNDKIFAFGGGNGDQCFSEVEMFDLNIGNWISAQSMMQKRFASAAVNINGAIYVAGGYDGKAYMKSVERFDPREPTWTTAGSMTTRRGCHSLVAYNEKLYALGGYDGENMVSSVEILDPRFGSWVMGEKMNSPRGYSGAVVIGGKIFVIGGVNDQEEILDTIEYYEDGHGWKMTDTRTLGKRCFFSAVVL, encoded by the exons ATGGGGGCTGGGAGAAAGACAAAAACGGTCATGCTAAAGGAGAAATCCAAATACGTGTCGACAGTTAATGGTAGCGTATCAGCTAGGAATCTGAGAAAGGCTGACCTTGGAGCAGTAATTTTTGGATGCAAGCATTTCACATATAAGGAATGCATGTTCAAACAGTTGTTCG GTTTACCAGCTCCGCATTTCTCATATGTGAAGAATATCAACATTGGTTTAACTCTATTCCTATTCAACTATAGTGATCGAAAGCTCCATGGCATCTTTGAGGCTACTAGCCCTGGGCAGCTGAATATCAACCCGTATGGGTGGACTTCTGATGGAGACGAAAGTACACCATATGAAGCACAG GTAAGGATCCGAGTGCGAAGGTTGTGCCGTCCCCTGACTGAAGATCAGTTTGCCTCAATCATTGGCGAGAACTATTATGCACCATTGTTGTTTTGGTTTGAGCTGGATCGAAGCCAAACCAAAAGATTGGTTGACTTGTTTTTGTCTTTGCCAGCCCTCGACTATGCTGTTAACCTGCAAAATCCATCTAAGTGGAataatcctttcaaaagtctaCCAACGACTGGGCCAATAGATGCAGTTGATAAAACGAAAGACTGGAATCTAGAAGAAAGATCAGATCACTTGGATCATGCTGGTTGGGCAGATGCTTCTAGATTGGCCAGTACTGATACCACTGGGAAGCTAAATTATGGCAAGTCACATGCCTCTGTGCTAGGAAGCACTAGTGCATCAGTAATCGAACCCAAGGCCAATTCACAGAAGTTGTGGAGTTCATTGTTCAAATCTTCAGCTTCTGATATGGATAAGACAGATTCAATTTCTGACATGGGCAAGACAGATCCAATGCTGAATTCATCTTCAAGTCCTAGTTCATCACTCCCAGATAAACATAGAATGGATTGGGAATCATGCTTTGCATCTTCTGTTGACAAAGATGGGCATGTGTATCAGGCTTGGGACTTTGTGGAACATGAAGAACCTGTTGAATCAACATCAAGCTTTGTCTATTCTTCAGTGCAGAATGAGTCAATCTCCCTCAGTGAGCAGAGCAAGTTGTTCGAAAGGCAATACACGGGACAGAAGAATAAACATTCTGAAGTCACTGTTTCTGAGTTGAATCTTCAGCAGCTCAATGAACTGAAAACTGAATGGGAGTCATCCTATGGAGAAAGTCAGCATGCAGAATCCTCCATTGACAATGATAATGTGGAAGTGCTGGATGATGGACCACCAAGTTTGATGGGCTTAAAGGAGGAAGGTCAAAGAGATATTTCTCACCGATCTTTTGCTTTTAACGTTGGTTCTGAAGATAGAAATTCTGAAGTGCATAGAAATTCTGAAGTGCTCGAGACGCTCAAACAAGTGAACCCTTCTGATCTTTTAGCTGTTGTAGCTAAG TTAATAGGAGAAGTGGAGGGATTGAAGAGATCTAAGTTGGAACAAGACCAAAAAATCATGTTTCTAGAGAGATCCAAGTTGGAACAAGACCTGAAAATCATGTCTCTGGAGCAAGAG GTTCATTTCAAATTGGGACTTCGAGAACCGTTGGACATGCATAATAGGTTGGTACCTGGGCTGTTGTATGCCTCAAAGAGTCTTGAGGAAGTACGCCTACCACAAGGACAACTTCTGCAAGATATTCATGATTCTGTGGTCATTGTGGGAGGATTTGATGGTTCTTCATGGCTTCCATCCTTGGATTCCTACTTTCCTTTGCATGATCGTGTGGAAACACTTAGCCCAATGGCATTTTCAAGGTCTCATGCGATGGCAGTGAAATTAAATGGCGAAGTTTTTGTACTTGGTGGGGTACATAATGATGTGTGGTTGGATACAG TTGAATCGTACAATCCGTTGAGAAATCAATGGACGCCACAACCTTCAATGAATGAGAAGAGGGGATGCTTAGCTGGAGCTTCTTTGAATGATAAAATTTTTGCTTTTGGCGGTGGAAATGGTGATCAGTGTTTCTCAGAGGTGGAAATGTTTGATTTGAACATTGGAAATTGGATCTCTGCTCAGTCAATGATGCAAAAG CGGTTTGCTTCAGCAGCAGTAAATATCAATGGTGCTATATATGTTGCTGGTGGTTATGATGGGAAGGCTTATATGAA ATCTGTTGAAAGATTTGACCCGAGAGAACCTACATGGACTACAGCTGGAAGCATGACAACGCGGAGGGGATGCCACTCTTTGGTTGCCTATAATGAGAAGTT ATATGCCTTGGGTGGTTATGATGGAGAGAACATGGTTTCGTCTGTTGAGATACTAGATCCACGATTTGGTTCATGGGTGATGGGAGAGAAGATGAACAGTCCCAGGGGTTACTCTGGAGCAGTTGTGATAGGAGGAAAAATATTTGTAATTGGCGGAGTAAACGATCAAGAGGAAATTCTAGATACG ATTGAATACTATGAAGATGGCCATGGTTGGAAGATGACTGACACGAGGACTTTAGGGAAGAGATGTTTCTTCTCTGCCGTCGTCTTGTGA
- the LOC132053658 gene encoding uncharacterized protein LOC132053658 isoform X2 has product MGAGRKTKTVMLKEKSKYVSTVNGSVSARNLRKADLGAVIFGCKHFTYKECMFKQLFGLPAPHFSYVKNINIGLTLFLFNYSDRKLHGIFEATSPGQLNINPYGWTSDGDESTPYEAQVRIRVRRLCRPLTEDQFASIIGENYYAPLLFWFELDRSQTKRLVDLFLSLPALDYAVNLQNPSKWNNPFKSLPTTGPIDAVDKTKDWNLEERSDHLDHAGWADASRLASTDTTGKLNYGKSHASVLGSTSASVIEPKANSQKLWSSLFKSSASDMDKTDSISDMGKTDPMLNSSSSPSSSLPDKHRMDWESCFASSVDKDGHVYQAWDFVEHEEPVESTSSFVYSSVQNESISLSEQSKLFERQYTGQKNKHSEVTVSELNLQQLNELKTEWESSYGESQHAESSIDNDNVEVLDDGPPSLMGLKEEGQRDISHRSFAFNVGSEDRNSEVHRNSEVLETLKQVNPSDLLAVVAKLIGEVEGLKRSKLEQDQKIMFLERSKLEQDLKIMSLEQEVHFKLGLREPLDMHNRLVPGLLYASKSLEEVRLPQGQLLQDIHDSVVIVGGFDGSSWLPSLDSYFPLHDRVETLSPMAFSRSHAMAVKLNGEVFVLGGVHNDVWLDTVESYNPLRNQWTPQPSMNEKRGCLAGASLNDKIFAFGGGNGDQCFSEVEMFDLNIGNWISAQSMMQKRFASAAVNINGAIYVAGGYDGKAYMKYALGGYDGENMVSSVEILDPRFGSWVMGEKMNSPRGYSGAVVIGGKIFVIGGVNDQEEILDTIEYYEDGHGWKMTDTRTLGKRCFFSAVVL; this is encoded by the exons ATGGGGGCTGGGAGAAAGACAAAAACGGTCATGCTAAAGGAGAAATCCAAATACGTGTCGACAGTTAATGGTAGCGTATCAGCTAGGAATCTGAGAAAGGCTGACCTTGGAGCAGTAATTTTTGGATGCAAGCATTTCACATATAAGGAATGCATGTTCAAACAGTTGTTCG GTTTACCAGCTCCGCATTTCTCATATGTGAAGAATATCAACATTGGTTTAACTCTATTCCTATTCAACTATAGTGATCGAAAGCTCCATGGCATCTTTGAGGCTACTAGCCCTGGGCAGCTGAATATCAACCCGTATGGGTGGACTTCTGATGGAGACGAAAGTACACCATATGAAGCACAG GTAAGGATCCGAGTGCGAAGGTTGTGCCGTCCCCTGACTGAAGATCAGTTTGCCTCAATCATTGGCGAGAACTATTATGCACCATTGTTGTTTTGGTTTGAGCTGGATCGAAGCCAAACCAAAAGATTGGTTGACTTGTTTTTGTCTTTGCCAGCCCTCGACTATGCTGTTAACCTGCAAAATCCATCTAAGTGGAataatcctttcaaaagtctaCCAACGACTGGGCCAATAGATGCAGTTGATAAAACGAAAGACTGGAATCTAGAAGAAAGATCAGATCACTTGGATCATGCTGGTTGGGCAGATGCTTCTAGATTGGCCAGTACTGATACCACTGGGAAGCTAAATTATGGCAAGTCACATGCCTCTGTGCTAGGAAGCACTAGTGCATCAGTAATCGAACCCAAGGCCAATTCACAGAAGTTGTGGAGTTCATTGTTCAAATCTTCAGCTTCTGATATGGATAAGACAGATTCAATTTCTGACATGGGCAAGACAGATCCAATGCTGAATTCATCTTCAAGTCCTAGTTCATCACTCCCAGATAAACATAGAATGGATTGGGAATCATGCTTTGCATCTTCTGTTGACAAAGATGGGCATGTGTATCAGGCTTGGGACTTTGTGGAACATGAAGAACCTGTTGAATCAACATCAAGCTTTGTCTATTCTTCAGTGCAGAATGAGTCAATCTCCCTCAGTGAGCAGAGCAAGTTGTTCGAAAGGCAATACACGGGACAGAAGAATAAACATTCTGAAGTCACTGTTTCTGAGTTGAATCTTCAGCAGCTCAATGAACTGAAAACTGAATGGGAGTCATCCTATGGAGAAAGTCAGCATGCAGAATCCTCCATTGACAATGATAATGTGGAAGTGCTGGATGATGGACCACCAAGTTTGATGGGCTTAAAGGAGGAAGGTCAAAGAGATATTTCTCACCGATCTTTTGCTTTTAACGTTGGTTCTGAAGATAGAAATTCTGAAGTGCATAGAAATTCTGAAGTGCTCGAGACGCTCAAACAAGTGAACCCTTCTGATCTTTTAGCTGTTGTAGCTAAG TTAATAGGAGAAGTGGAGGGATTGAAGAGATCTAAGTTGGAACAAGACCAAAAAATCATGTTTCTAGAGAGATCCAAGTTGGAACAAGACCTGAAAATCATGTCTCTGGAGCAAGAG GTTCATTTCAAATTGGGACTTCGAGAACCGTTGGACATGCATAATAGGTTGGTACCTGGGCTGTTGTATGCCTCAAAGAGTCTTGAGGAAGTACGCCTACCACAAGGACAACTTCTGCAAGATATTCATGATTCTGTGGTCATTGTGGGAGGATTTGATGGTTCTTCATGGCTTCCATCCTTGGATTCCTACTTTCCTTTGCATGATCGTGTGGAAACACTTAGCCCAATGGCATTTTCAAGGTCTCATGCGATGGCAGTGAAATTAAATGGCGAAGTTTTTGTACTTGGTGGGGTACATAATGATGTGTGGTTGGATACAG TTGAATCGTACAATCCGTTGAGAAATCAATGGACGCCACAACCTTCAATGAATGAGAAGAGGGGATGCTTAGCTGGAGCTTCTTTGAATGATAAAATTTTTGCTTTTGGCGGTGGAAATGGTGATCAGTGTTTCTCAGAGGTGGAAATGTTTGATTTGAACATTGGAAATTGGATCTCTGCTCAGTCAATGATGCAAAAG CGGTTTGCTTCAGCAGCAGTAAATATCAATGGTGCTATATATGTTGCTGGTGGTTATGATGGGAAGGCTTATATGAA ATATGCCTTGGGTGGTTATGATGGAGAGAACATGGTTTCGTCTGTTGAGATACTAGATCCACGATTTGGTTCATGGGTGATGGGAGAGAAGATGAACAGTCCCAGGGGTTACTCTGGAGCAGTTGTGATAGGAGGAAAAATATTTGTAATTGGCGGAGTAAACGATCAAGAGGAAATTCTAGATACG ATTGAATACTATGAAGATGGCCATGGTTGGAAGATGACTGACACGAGGACTTTAGGGAAGAGATGTTTCTTCTCTGCCGTCGTCTTGTGA